The following are encoded in a window of Amaranthus tricolor cultivar Red isolate AtriRed21 chromosome 2, ASM2621246v1, whole genome shotgun sequence genomic DNA:
- the LOC130804581 gene encoding protein NCA1: MTPVCPFVKVARPDDASSKRSSDNHCKYAAEHENEAKSESFDSATIEPKCPLGYDSRSFKIGPLSCVLCQALLFESSKCVPCSHIFCKVCISRFKDCPLCGADIEKIEFDEELQKVVDKFIDGHARIKRSNVSNDSEEADKPVIYEDVSLERGAFLVKQAMRAFRAQNVESAKSRLSLCAVDIREQLKESGNKPELCSQLGAVLGMLGDCCRALGDAKSAVTYFEESVEFLSQLPNEDMEIIHTLSVSLNKIGDLKYYDGDLQASRNYYFRSLDVRRDAMKNLSDSASLSLDVAVSLAKVADVDRGLGDEEGAIAGFREAINMLDSLKIDSSQVALVQRHQSVLEFLNSQIVGKQVDETK; encoded by the exons ATGACTCCAGTTTGCCCATTCGTCAAAGTTGCTCGTCCTGATGATGCCTCTTCAAAAAGAAGCAGTGACAACCATTGTAAGTATGCTGCTGAACATGAGAATGAAGCTAAAAGTGAATCTTTTGATTCTGCCACAATTGAGCCCAAGTGTCCTCTTGGATATGATTCTCGTTCATTCAAAATCGGCCCTCTTAGCTGTGTGCTTTGCCAAGCCCTTCTGTTTGAGAGTAGCAAATGTGTGCCCTGCTCTCACATATTCTGCAA GGTGTGCATCTCACGTTTTAAGGACTGTCCATTATGTGGAGCTGATATAGAGAAGATTGAATTTGATGAAGAACTTCAGAAGGTTGTTGATAAGTTTATTGATGGTCATGCCAGAATAAAGAGGTCGAATGTCAGTAACGATTCTGAAGAGGCAGATAAACCTGTCATTTATGAGGATGTCTCACTAGAGAGAGGTGCTTTTTTGGTTAAACAAGCCATGAGG GCTTTTCGTGCCCAGAATGTGGAAAGTGCTAAATCTAGGCTCTCACTTTGTGCTGTTGATATTAGGGAACAATTGAAGGAATCTGGTAACAAGCCAGAGTTGTGCTCTCAACTTGGGGCTGTGCTGGGAATGCTGGGAGATTGTTG TCGTGCTTTGGGAGATGCTAAATCTGCTGTCACCTACTTTGAAGAAAGTGTTGAATTTTTGTCACAGTTACCGAATGAGGATATGGAG ATTATACACACTCTTTCTGTTTCGCTTAATAAAATAGGAGACTTAAAGTACTATGATGGAGATCTGCAAGCTTCAAGGAATTATTATTTTCGATCATTGGATGTTCGTCGTGACGCCATGAAAAATCTCAGTGATTCTGCATCCCTG AGCTTAGATGTAGCAGTTTCTTTAGCAAAGGTGGCAGATGTTGACAGAGGGCTTGGCGATGAGGAGGGAGCTATTGCTGGCTTTCGTGAGGCTATAAATATGTTGGATTCATTGAAGATAGACTCTAGTCAAGTTGCACTTGTACAACGG CACCAATCAGTGTTGGAGTTTCTCAATAGTCAGATTGTTGGAAAACAAGTTGATGAAACCAAATAG